In the genome of Terriglobales bacterium, the window CCCAATTTGGTCGAGGCAATGCAGGCAGGCATACGGAGCTCGAGCGGCTCACAGCACAATCGCTTCCGATCGGTGTTGGTCGTCTCTCAAACCGCGCTTGGGTTGATGCTGCTGATCGGAGCCGGACTGCTCATCCGCAGCCTCTATCGCCTCTCGCATGTGGACCTTGGCTTTAATCCATCGCATGTCTTAACTGTGAACTTTGATCTTTCGCAGACACGCTACAACTCCGATCAACAGGATCGGTTTTACCAGGAGTTGCTGCGCCGCTTGCGCAACCTGCCCGGGGTGAACGCTACCGGTGCGGCAATGCCGCTACCACTCAGCGACGATGACTGGACCATCTCATTCGATCTGGTGGATCATCCGCTGTCAGAATCGGAGCAGCCCTCAGCGGGTTTTTATATTGCGGCGCCCGGATTATTCGAGGCAATGCAGATCCCGCTGCTTCGCGGACGCTTTTTCGACGACCGCGACCAGCGCAATGCGGTGCAAACGATGATTGTTAATCAGGCATTCGCAGAGAAGTTTTTTCCGAATCAGGACCCAATCGGACGTCACATCAAAATCGGAGCGGGAGACGGCAAAGGCCGGACAAAAGAACGTGAGGTCGTAGGCGTCGTTGGAAACGTGCGCACTGGAACCCTCACCAGGAGCCCGCGCGCTGCATATTACGTTCCGCTATCGCAAATGATCTGGTCCCCTCCCAGCCTGGTGATCCGCACGACCGGCGATCCGCTCGGCAGCGCGGAAGACGTGCGCAAAACGCTCGCGGATATGGATCGGGAAGCTCCGCTGTTCAATGTCCGCACCATGGAAGACCTGCTCGCACTCGATATTGGCGAAGCAAAATTTCAGACGCTGCTCCTTAGTGTCTTTGGCGGAATCGCACTGTTGTTAACGGCAGTCGGCCTGTACGGCGTGATGGCTTACTCAGTCGCGCAACGAACGCGAGAGATTGGAATTCGTCTGGCGCTGGGCGCTTCTAAGCACGTCGTGCTAAGTATGGTGCTCCAACGAGGCGCGATACTAACTGCAGCAGGATTAAGCGCCGGCATCCTAGGCTCGCTTTGCCTCACGAATTTCATGGAAAAGATGCTCTTCGAAACAAAGCCGTTCGACGCACCGACGATCG includes:
- a CDS encoding ABC transporter permease; translated protein: FSKLSEPDEPGESVMTEQRGAHFLEVIGRLKAGVTKVQATADVTNIAQALSVQYPNSNKNNGQMRARPLVEYLVGDSARALKLLLMAVGLVLLIACANVANLLLARSTARAKEIAIRSALGASMSRLVLQLMTESVALALTGAAAGTLLARWALTALVKFYPSNLPRLQNVSIDMRVLLFTTVLALVSAVLFGLVPAIRAARPNLVEAMQAGIRSSSGSQHNRFRSVLVVSQTALGLMLLIGAGLLIRSLYRLSHVDLGFNPSHVLTVNFDLSQTRYNSDQQDRFYQELLRRLRNLPGVNATGAAMPLPLSDDDWTISFDLVDHPLSESEQPSAGFYIAAPGLFEAMQIPLLRGRFFDDRDQRNAVQTMIVNQAFAEKFFPNQDPIGRHIKIGAGDGKGRTKEREVVGVVGNVRTGTLTRSPRAAYYVPLSQMIWSPPSLVIRTTGDPLGSAEDVRKTLADMDREAPLFNVRTMEDLLALDIGEAKFQTLLLSVFGGIALLLTAVGLYGVMAYSVAQRTREIGIRLALGASKHVVLSMVLQRGAILTAAGLSAGILGSLCLTNFMEKMLFETKPFDAPTIGAVSILLASIALLASYLPARRATKVDPLVTLRYE